From Paenibacillus sp. GP183, one genomic window encodes:
- a CDS encoding sugar ABC transporter substrate-binding protein, which translates to MRKSITTVMAGTLLVSGILAGCSPNSGTPQGSGSASPASSGQPVTLNVWGMGEEAKSLPKIADKFMQENPNIKINVQALPWDTAHDKLLTAVASKKGPDVLQMGTTWIPEFASAKALMDLKPEMSKYPEFAEANFYPGAMMSTKQGDTVVGMPWYVDTRVLYYRTDLLKAAGYNEAPKTWDELSDAAKKLAARGNGNYGISIDAKEQSLAFMFARQNGSKLIDGNKPLFNQPEFVQAVDYLNSFFKNGSAPKDLGMDIVPAFQKGITPMFISGPWMIKLINDQAPDIKDKWATSVLPKKVNNTSSLGGSDLSVFQYTQHKDEALKFIAYMSKPETQLEWLKLTNTLPATKKAWEDPALTNDPNYKVIGQQMNASEPMPLIKSWEEIAQNILKSFENIYRGGANVQTEMDAFNKKAESILSK; encoded by the coding sequence ATGCGTAAATCGATCACCACAGTAATGGCCGGGACCTTACTGGTCTCCGGCATCCTTGCAGGATGCTCGCCAAATAGCGGTACCCCTCAAGGTTCCGGATCAGCAAGCCCTGCGTCCAGCGGCCAGCCAGTGACCCTGAACGTTTGGGGGATGGGCGAAGAAGCGAAATCGCTTCCGAAAATCGCCGACAAATTTATGCAGGAAAATCCAAACATCAAAATCAACGTCCAGGCGCTGCCATGGGATACCGCCCATGATAAACTGCTGACTGCCGTCGCTTCCAAAAAAGGCCCGGACGTCCTGCAGATGGGCACCACCTGGATTCCGGAATTCGCTTCCGCTAAAGCCCTGATGGACTTGAAGCCGGAAATGAGCAAATATCCAGAATTCGCCGAAGCCAACTTCTATCCTGGCGCCATGATGAGCACGAAACAAGGTGACACTGTTGTAGGAATGCCTTGGTACGTAGACACCCGCGTGCTTTATTACCGCACGGATCTGCTTAAAGCTGCCGGTTACAACGAAGCGCCGAAAACTTGGGACGAATTGTCCGACGCCGCTAAAAAATTGGCTGCTCGCGGCAACGGCAACTACGGCATCAGCATCGACGCGAAAGAGCAGTCCTTGGCCTTCATGTTCGCCCGCCAAAACGGTTCCAAGTTGATTGACGGCAATAAACCGCTGTTCAACCAACCGGAATTCGTCCAAGCGGTCGACTACCTGAACAGCTTTTTCAAAAACGGCTCTGCGCCGAAAGACCTTGGCATGGACATCGTACCGGCGTTCCAAAAAGGCATTACCCCTATGTTCATCAGCGGCCCTTGGATGATCAAGCTGATCAACGACCAAGCTCCTGACATCAAGGACAAATGGGCCACCTCCGTACTGCCTAAGAAAGTGAACAACACGTCTTCCCTGGGAGGCTCCGACCTTTCCGTGTTCCAATACACCCAGCATAAAGACGAAGCCCTCAAGTTCATCGCCTACATGAGCAAACCGGAAACACAGCTGGAATGGCTGAAGCTGACCAATACATTGCCGGCAACGAAGAAAGCTTGGGAAGACCCTGCTTTGACGAACGACCCGAACTACAAAGTGATCGGCCAGCAAATGAACGCTTCCGAGCCAATGCCTTTGATCAAGTCTTGGGAAGAAATCGCCCAAAACATTCTGAAGAGCTTTGAAAACATCTACCGCGGCGGAGCCAACGTGCAAACGGAAATGGACGCATTCAACAAAAAAGCCGAATCCATCCTTTCCAAATAA
- a CDS encoding sugar ABC transporter permease, with amino-acid sequence MKGFTAKKVPYFFIAPTLILLTLFSLVPILIALVISFTNMDLAGLADYSNIKFIGLQNYKDVLSDPIFIKAILNTLFYVVIGVPLVILCSLTVALLINFGTSRIFKVFRVIYYLPSVTNVVAVAVVWFYLYNPTFGLFNYLLKLVHLGPVPWLTHPIVAKISLIFLALWRAIGLNMIIFIAALQGIPKTYYEAAQLDGATRLQQMWYITIPMLRFAIFFVSITTMIGWLQFFEEPFIMTQGGPLDSTTSVALFIYRNGFQLSHFGYAAAGSFILFTAIILVTLIQFRFQNKDTDL; translated from the coding sequence ATGAAGGGATTCACCGCCAAAAAAGTGCCCTATTTCTTTATCGCGCCTACGTTGATTTTGCTGACTTTGTTTTCGTTGGTGCCGATCCTGATTGCGCTGGTCATCAGCTTCACCAACATGGATTTAGCCGGTTTAGCCGATTATTCGAACATCAAATTCATCGGGCTGCAAAACTACAAGGACGTGCTGTCCGACCCGATTTTCATAAAAGCGATTCTCAACACGCTGTTCTACGTTGTGATCGGGGTGCCCCTGGTCATCCTCTGTTCGCTGACTGTCGCGTTGTTGATTAACTTTGGGACTTCCCGTATTTTTAAAGTGTTCCGGGTCATCTATTACCTGCCTTCCGTAACCAACGTCGTTGCGGTTGCCGTGGTTTGGTTCTATCTGTACAACCCGACATTCGGGCTGTTCAACTACTTATTAAAATTGGTCCACCTAGGGCCGGTGCCCTGGTTGACACACCCTATTGTTGCGAAAATATCGCTGATTTTCTTGGCGTTATGGAGAGCCATCGGCCTCAATATGATTATTTTCATCGCCGCACTGCAAGGAATTCCGAAAACCTATTATGAAGCGGCGCAGCTGGACGGGGCAACCCGTTTGCAGCAGATGTGGTACATTACGATCCCGATGCTGCGTTTTGCCATCTTTTTTGTTTCCATCACTACGATGATCGGTTGGCTGCAGTTTTTCGAGGAGCCGTTCATTATGACACAAGGCGGTCCATTGGACAGCACGACTTCCGTCGCCCTGTTCATTTACCGCAACGGTTTCCAGCTCAGCCACTTCGGTTACGCGGCGGCGGGGTCCTTCATCCTGTTCACCGCCATCATCCTCGTGACCCTGATCCAATTCCGGTTCCAAAACAAGGACACCGATCTTTAA
- a CDS encoding carbohydrate ABC transporter permease yields the protein MTAKSAQLQPVGSGERDWLLQWLAGIILALFGMMMLLPFIWMVLSTFKPESEVLSIPPTLWPNSFTLANVEKLFVNMNFGVYLRNTLIIVLFSFAGMFLNAMAGFGFAKYKFKGREPLFYLVLATMMIPGQVTMIPVYLILNAMYLTNTMTGIILPGLVGAFGIFLFRQFIATIPDELLEATRLEGASEFRAFLQIVLPISKPILAVQGILTFIAGWNSFLWPLIIANDEKLYTLSVGLALMKSQSNQNFALQMAGATLMVAPVIIIFIIFQRHIIENYTISGMK from the coding sequence ATGACCGCAAAATCTGCACAATTACAGCCCGTCGGTTCCGGCGAGAGGGACTGGCTGCTCCAATGGCTGGCCGGGATTATTTTGGCCCTATTCGGTATGATGATGCTGCTGCCTTTTATCTGGATGGTTTTATCGACCTTCAAACCCGAGAGCGAAGTACTGAGCATCCCGCCCACTCTTTGGCCGAATTCCTTTACGCTTGCCAACGTGGAAAAGCTTTTCGTGAATATGAACTTCGGTGTTTATTTGCGGAATACGCTCATTATCGTCTTATTCTCTTTTGCCGGCATGTTCCTGAACGCGATGGCCGGCTTCGGCTTCGCGAAATACAAGTTCAAGGGAAGGGAACCGCTCTTTTACCTGGTGCTCGCCACCATGATGATTCCCGGCCAGGTAACCATGATTCCGGTTTATCTGATCCTGAACGCGATGTATTTAACGAACACCATGACTGGCATTATTCTCCCAGGCCTTGTCGGTGCCTTCGGCATCTTCTTGTTCCGACAGTTCATTGCCACCATTCCGGATGAGCTGCTTGAAGCCACCCGATTGGAAGGGGCAAGCGAGTTCCGCGCCTTCCTGCAGATCGTACTCCCGATCTCGAAGCCGATTCTGGCCGTGCAGGGCATCTTGACGTTCATCGCAGGCTGGAACAGCTTCCTCTGGCCGCTGATTATCGCCAACGATGAAAAGTTGTACACTTTATCCGTCGGTCTCGCCCTGATGAAAAGCCAGTCCAATCAAAATTTCGCCTTACAAATGGCCGGCGCCACTCTGATGGTTGCTCCTGTCATTATCATCTTCATTATCTTCCAACGGCACATTATCGAAAATTATACAATTTCGGGTATGAAGTAA
- a CDS encoding NADPH-dependent oxidoreductase, with the protein MSNRIIRSRLELEGIKLADEVLNPTLEILTNHESVRGFQDKPLPEGMLKAILTAARSAPTSSNLQVYSIIVIENEQRKERMSELSGNQAFIREAPVFLVFCADIYRLKYITKRQGYTFAADTLEMFLLASVDAALALQNALVAAESLGLVTVPVGSVRNHPAEMAEELGLPDGVFALAGLSIGYEREGVRRGIKPRLPEEVTVHAEQYSTAHLEEGLAAYDNVMIGRRTYDGRRVSMAGEPENSGVEYGWCEHSARRCTRPETIAASASLRENLRTVLEQRGFSFR; encoded by the coding sequence ATGAGCAATCGGATCATTCGAAGTCGCTTGGAATTGGAAGGCATTAAGCTGGCGGACGAGGTTTTGAATCCGACGCTGGAGATTTTGACAAACCACGAATCCGTGCGCGGATTTCAGGACAAACCGCTTCCGGAAGGGATGCTAAAAGCTATTCTTACGGCTGCGAGAAGTGCTCCAACCTCTTCAAACCTGCAGGTTTACAGCATCATTGTCATCGAAAATGAACAAAGGAAAGAACGGATGTCGGAGCTATCCGGCAATCAGGCGTTTATTCGGGAAGCCCCGGTTTTCCTGGTGTTTTGCGCTGATATTTATCGCTTGAAATATATTACCAAGCGGCAAGGCTACACATTCGCTGCCGATACGCTGGAGATGTTCCTGCTTGCTTCCGTCGATGCGGCATTAGCCCTGCAAAACGCCCTTGTAGCTGCAGAATCATTGGGACTTGTTACGGTTCCAGTCGGTTCTGTTCGAAACCATCCGGCTGAAATGGCTGAGGAATTGGGCTTGCCGGATGGGGTGTTTGCTTTAGCGGGTTTATCTATTGGCTACGAGCGGGAAGGAGTGCGACGGGGCATCAAGCCTCGCTTGCCGGAAGAAGTAACGGTTCACGCAGAGCAGTACTCCACAGCTCATTTGGAAGAAGGGCTGGCAGCCTATGACAACGTGATGATTGGGCGGAGGACGTACGATGGCCGTCGCGTCTCCATGGCCGGAGAACCGGAGAATTCAGGGGTCGAGTATGGTTGGTGCGAGCATTCGGCCAGAAGGTGCACACGCCCGGAAACTATTGCGGCTTCGGCGAGTTTGCGGGAAAATTTGCGGACGGTATTGGAGCAAAGAGGGTTTTCATTCCGTTAA
- a CDS encoding aminopeptidase, which produces MNPQLTEISKNVLRNCLGLQEKETFLVVSDDAKKELAESLYEAGKSLGAEAVLMVMKERAKSGEEPPAAIASAMASSQVVICITKHSLTHTQARKKAAAAGARVATMPGITEDMFLEGAISADYNQVKALTEKVTGILTHGKHVRIEKDGYALSFSMEGRSGIPSTGMYLNPGESGNLPSGEGYIAPLEGTASGQILVDGSVAGIGKLLSPMLLKVEQGRLVNAEGDDAADELLRMLGDGDGRLLGEFGIGTNDKARITGVVLEDEKVYGTIHVAFGSNHTFGGTIEAGVHIDCVVKQPDVYLDGLLIMRKGQMMV; this is translated from the coding sequence ATGAATCCTCAATTGACGGAAATCAGTAAAAATGTGTTAAGAAACTGTCTGGGGCTTCAGGAAAAAGAAACGTTCCTTGTCGTGTCCGATGATGCCAAGAAGGAGCTCGCGGAATCCCTGTATGAAGCGGGAAAAAGTCTGGGAGCCGAAGCGGTACTCATGGTTATGAAAGAACGGGCTAAGTCGGGTGAAGAACCCCCTGCCGCAATAGCTTCAGCTATGGCAAGCTCGCAGGTCGTCATATGCATCACGAAGCATTCTCTCACTCACACACAGGCACGGAAGAAAGCAGCTGCTGCCGGTGCTAGAGTTGCGACGATGCCGGGAATCACGGAAGATATGTTCCTGGAAGGAGCTATCTCCGCCGACTACAACCAGGTCAAAGCTTTGACGGAAAAAGTAACGGGCATCCTAACACATGGTAAACACGTCCGTATTGAAAAGGATGGCTATGCGTTATCCTTCTCCATGGAAGGGCGGAGCGGAATTCCGAGTACAGGTATGTACTTGAACCCGGGCGAATCCGGGAACCTGCCCTCGGGTGAGGGTTATATCGCTCCGCTTGAAGGTACGGCATCGGGTCAAATTCTCGTTGACGGGTCTGTAGCGGGGATTGGTAAATTGTTATCCCCAATGCTGCTGAAAGTTGAGCAAGGCCGGCTTGTGAACGCGGAAGGCGATGATGCGGCTGATGAGCTGCTTCGGATGCTCGGAGATGGAGACGGAAGGCTGCTCGGCGAATTCGGTATTGGCACCAATGATAAAGCGAGAATTACAGGAGTAGTGCTCGAGGATGAGAAGGTATACGGGACAATCCATGTCGCTTTTGGCAGCAACCACACCTTTGGGGGAACCATTGAAGCAGGAGTTCATATCGATTGCGTTGTAAAGCAGCCGGACGTTTATTTAGATGGCCTGCTCATTATGAGAAAGGGTCAAATGATGGTGTAA